Proteins from one Methanobacteriaceae archaeon genomic window:
- a CDS encoding DUF134 domain-containing protein, with product MSRPRRFSRILGKPRVCRFAPDISGKDEFEPLNIKMEEFETLRLKDYHQIKQKTAAEIMDISQPTFHRTLNSARRKISRALVEGRIIQIKGGDYIMDKKRYLCKNCGFEWQSATKKYDKCPDCDSEKIELISAETESQNPTAQPGLGRRRGAAGRGMGTGAGRGTGRGAGIGAGPPRVCKCPECGYESPKTPGVPCRETKCPKCGIPLCGSD from the coding sequence ATGTCAAGGCCCCGAAGATTTAGTCGAATATTGGGTAAACCCAGAGTATGTCGTTTCGCACCAGATATATCTGGAAAAGATGAATTCGAACCATTGAACATTAAAATGGAAGAGTTTGAAACATTGAGGCTCAAGGATTACCACCAAATCAAGCAGAAAACCGCAGCTGAGATCATGGATATTTCTCAACCCACTTTTCACAGAACTCTCAACTCAGCTCGTAGAAAAATCTCAAGGGCCTTAGTTGAAGGCAGAATAATCCAAATAAAAGGAGGAGATTATATTATGGATAAAAAAAGGTATTTGTGTAAAAATTGTGGTTTCGAATGGCAGAGTGCCACCAAAAAATATGACAAGTGTCCAGACTGCGATTCCGAAAAAATTGAACTAATAAGTGCAGAAACAGAATCCCAAAATCCCACAGCACAACCCGGATTAGGAAGAAGAAGGGGTGCTGCTGGAAGAGGGATGGGAACTGGAGCTGGAAGGGGAACAGGAAGAGGGGCAGGAATTGGAGCCGGACCTCCAAGAGTATGTAAATGCCCAGAATGTGGTTACGAATCTCCAAAAACCCCTGGAGTCCCCTGTCGCGAAACCAAATGTCCCAAGTGCGGTATTCCGCTTTGTGGTTCTGACTGA
- a CDS encoding metallophosphoesterase, translating to MRRILQYAMFISLFFVGFLVLNYYVFFGMSFLLGLPMENGFYIIMIIAALSYPLATFIERIVSNSLTRIFYTAASAWMGISFYLLFFLIIYLVISFFFHIPRESTGITIAVLTTLISAYSIYNSYLLKINHIEIPIDGLKEDLNAVHLSDIHIGSIRNSGYMQRIVNETNNLDPDVIFITGDMVDGSARLHKHTFKDINRFNAPAYFVTGNHETYEGLDEVFRVLGGTNLKILRDEMIEFREIQVIGVGYSFESDHLKNSLSKLEIKDEKPSILLYHLPRGLKDANEAGIDLQLSGHTHNGQMIPFNFLVKLMFPYMSGLYRYKETKLYVSQGTGTWGPPMRLGSNCEITLIKLKGSNPN from the coding sequence ATGAGAAGAATCCTGCAGTATGCAATGTTCATTTCCCTATTTTTCGTAGGATTTTTAGTTCTCAATTACTATGTTTTTTTTGGAATGTCCTTTTTACTTGGTTTACCCATGGAGAATGGATTTTACATAATCATGATTATTGCAGCCCTATCTTATCCATTAGCCACTTTTATTGAGAGAATTGTTTCTAACAGCCTTACAAGGATTTTTTACACCGCTGCATCTGCATGGATGGGGATTTCATTCTATCTACTATTCTTTCTGATCATATATCTTGTAATTTCATTCTTCTTCCACATCCCCCGGGAATCAACTGGAATAACAATTGCCGTATTAACAACACTCATCAGCGCTTACTCCATTTATAACAGTTATTTATTGAAAATTAACCATATAGAAATACCTATTGATGGTTTGAAAGAAGATTTGAACGCTGTTCATCTCAGTGATATTCACATTGGTTCCATTAGGAATTCTGGATACATGCAAAGAATTGTCAATGAAACCAACAACTTAGATCCTGATGTGATCTTCATAACCGGAGATATGGTTGATGGCAGTGCAAGACTTCATAAACATACCTTCAAAGATATCAACCGTTTCAATGCACCCGCCTACTTTGTAACTGGTAACCATGAGACCTATGAAGGATTGGATGAGGTATTCCGGGTATTGGGAGGCACCAATTTAAAAATTCTTAGGGATGAAATGATTGAATTCAGGGAAATTCAAGTAATTGGTGTAGGATATTCCTTTGAAAGTGACCACCTAAAAAATTCTCTTTCCAAGCTGGAAATTAAAGATGAAAAACCCTCAATTCTCTTATATCATCTCCCAAGGGGGCTGAAGGATGCTAATGAAGCAGGAATCGACCTGCAATTATCCGGCCACACACACAACGGCCAAATGATTCCCTTCAATTTCCTGGTTAAATTGATGTTCCCCTACATGAGTGGATTGTATAGATACAAAGAAACAAAGCTCTATGTATCTCAGGGTACTGGTACTTGGGGACCTCCCATGAGACTGGGATCGAACTGTGAGATAACTTTGATTAAATTAAAAGGTTCAAACCCAAATTAG
- a CDS encoding DUF2124 family protein — protein MEKKSGIVGFTSAFRESLKDIENGSTVVFAGSVAVCTPFIELLAYAVRDKDFQMIYVPKSDIKSAKKIEEQPGIGFSVVNQEVELVNPDVLVVMGGLAMPKFGCSPEDVLKMLEEISGAEKPKTIGVCFMNIFEKAGWNKKIPFDVLIDTSLETVVY, from the coding sequence ATGGAAAAGAAAAGCGGTATAGTAGGTTTCACATCTGCCTTCAGAGAAAGTTTAAAAGATATTGAAAATGGTTCTACTGTTGTTTTCGCAGGTTCAGTAGCTGTATGCACACCTTTCATTGAATTATTAGCATACGCTGTCAGAGACAAAGATTTTCAAATGATTTATGTTCCAAAATCAGATATTAAATCGGCTAAGAAGATTGAGGAGCAACCAGGTATTGGTTTTAGCGTTGTTAACCAGGAAGTTGAACTGGTAAACCCGGATGTTTTGGTGGTTATGGGTGGTCTGGCCATGCCTAAATTTGGATGCTCACCGGAAGATGTATTAAAAATGCTGGAGGAAATATCTGGTGCAGAAAAACCCAAAACAATTGGTGTTTGTTTCATGAACATCTTCGAAAAAGCAGGATGGAACAAAAAAATACCATTTGATGTGTTGATTGACACTAGTTTGGAAACTGTTGTTTATTAA
- the atwA gene encoding methyl coenzyme M reductase system, component A2, giving the protein MPFIEIRNITKTFNGVDVLKNVNMNIEEGTVLGILGRSGSGKSVLINMLRGMKDYKPNEGQIIYNIAFCKDCLRVEPPSMENESCECGGVFKTERVDFWNADRLIFAAIRRRISIMLQRTFALYEDDTVIDNVIKSISGHNDEESISMAIELIDLAQMTHRITHIARDLSGGEKQRVVLARQIAKEPMIFLADEPTGTLDPKTAELLHQALIDGVKNQGITMIINSHWPEVMEQLSDHVIWLEKGRIVEQGSPEVVVRSFLDNVPLPEHKTEFEIGGPIINMEGVKKYYYSIDRGVVKAVDEVSLTVNEGEIFGVVGLSGAGKTTLSRILYGLTDPSDGNITVKLGEEWIDMTEKGIFGRGRVKPYLGILHQEYSLYPHRDVLGNLTEAISLELPAEFAKMKALYVLNAVGFDEGYAEAILNKNPDELSGGERHRVALAQVLIKEPKIVILDEPTGTMDPITRVQVTDSIRKARDELNQTFLIISHDMDFVLDVCDRASLMRGGRILKIGLPSEIVDDLTRKEKDKMLKK; this is encoded by the coding sequence ATGCCTTTTATTGAAATAAGAAACATTACAAAGACTTTCAATGGTGTGGATGTCCTGAAAAACGTGAACATGAATATTGAAGAAGGAACTGTTTTAGGAATTCTGGGAAGAAGCGGCTCTGGAAAATCAGTTCTTATAAATATGCTCCGTGGAATGAAGGACTACAAGCCAAATGAAGGTCAAATTATATATAACATAGCCTTTTGTAAGGACTGCTTGAGAGTGGAACCTCCCTCAATGGAAAATGAATCCTGTGAATGTGGAGGGGTTTTCAAAACCGAAAGGGTGGATTTCTGGAATGCTGATCGACTGATTTTTGCTGCAATTCGGAGACGTATTTCCATTATGTTACAGCGCACATTCGCATTATATGAGGATGACACAGTAATTGACAATGTTATCAAGTCCATCAGTGGACATAATGATGAAGAAAGCATTTCCATGGCCATTGAACTCATTGATCTAGCTCAGATGACTCACCGCATTACCCATATTGCCCGAGACTTAAGTGGGGGAGAAAAACAGAGAGTTGTTTTAGCCAGGCAAATTGCCAAAGAACCTATGATTTTCCTGGCAGATGAACCAACCGGGACCCTGGACCCTAAAACCGCAGAATTACTGCATCAAGCTCTGATTGATGGAGTTAAAAACCAGGGAATAACCATGATAATCAACTCCCACTGGCCAGAAGTAATGGAACAACTCTCTGACCATGTGATATGGTTAGAAAAAGGCAGAATAGTTGAACAAGGCTCCCCAGAAGTCGTAGTTAGGAGTTTCCTGGACAATGTTCCCCTTCCTGAGCACAAAACAGAATTTGAAATTGGCGGACCCATCATCAACATGGAAGGAGTTAAAAAGTATTATTATTCCATTGATCGGGGAGTGGTAAAAGCAGTGGACGAGGTAAGTTTAACTGTTAATGAGGGGGAAATTTTTGGAGTTGTTGGTCTATCTGGAGCCGGGAAAACAACTTTATCCCGTATTTTATATGGTCTCACTGACCCCAGTGATGGTAATATAACCGTTAAATTAGGTGAAGAATGGATTGATATGACCGAAAAGGGCATATTTGGTAGGGGCCGGGTTAAACCTTACTTGGGGATTCTTCACCAGGAATACAGCCTTTACCCTCATCGAGACGTTCTTGGAAACCTTACCGAAGCAATTAGCCTGGAATTACCTGCAGAATTCGCTAAAATGAAGGCTTTATACGTTCTAAACGCAGTAGGCTTTGATGAAGGATACGCAGAAGCAATCCTAAACAAAAACCCCGATGAACTCAGTGGAGGAGAACGTCACCGGGTGGCTCTGGCACAGGTATTGATTAAAGAACCTAAAATCGTTATCCTGGACGAACCCACTGGTACCATGGATCCCATTACCAGGGTTCAAGTCACAGATTCCATTAGAAAAGCAAGAGATGAATTGAATCAAACTTTCCTTATCATCAGTCATGATATGGATTTTGTATTGGATGTTTGTGACCGGGCCTCTCTCATGAGAGGTGGGCGTATTTTAAAAATAGGACTTCCCAGTGAAATTGTAGATGACCTGACAAGGAAAGAAAAAGATAAGATGTTGAAAAAATAA
- a CDS encoding ferrous iron transporter B has product MGGRNLKNRKILLMGNPNVGKSVVFSRLTGVNVIQSNYPGTTVGYTRGHLNIGQSEMDLIDVPGTYSLSPSCKAEEVARDMFFDEDPELIINVVDATNLERNLYLTLQILEKGIPTVIVLNMWDAAKRKGVHLNLGKLQETLGIKVVTAVAVTGEGIKELVDIVNGITLNPEGNVSSIPKMDDDKKWAFIGQMLSEVQKIEHRHPSILERLEDASVKPVSGIIIALIVLFIVMQVIIGLGEFLINYILDPLYYQFYGPFITSAVENSIPSGFIHDILIGSGYEYETSFGLLTTGIYVIFSVVLPYILSFYLVLGFMEDFGYLPRLAVLLDSIMHKLGLHGYATIPIILGFGCNVPAMLSTRILEGKREKFIAATLVAISVPCMAQTAVIIGLLGQYGIQYIIMVYGTLLIVFTILGSALNLILKGESPEIFFEIPPYRIPHMKTLLKKTWMRVRGFLLEALPFVFLGILAINILYLIGVMGAISSLLAPIMSKMLGLPNQAIDALIMGFLRKDLATAMLAPLELSPNQLVVACTVLATSFPCIATFIVLIKEIGIKDMLKTIFIMLSIALITGTILNLILN; this is encoded by the coding sequence ATGGGTGGAAGAAATTTGAAGAATCGGAAAATATTGCTGATGGGTAATCCTAATGTGGGGAAAAGTGTTGTTTTCTCCAGATTAACCGGAGTAAATGTCATCCAATCCAACTATCCCGGCACTACAGTAGGATACACCAGAGGGCACCTTAATATAGGTCAAAGTGAGATGGATCTAATTGATGTTCCGGGAACCTACTCTTTATCTCCCTCCTGTAAAGCAGAAGAAGTAGCCAGGGACATGTTTTTTGATGAAGATCCGGAATTAATCATCAATGTGGTTGATGCCACCAATTTAGAGAGAAACCTCTATCTCACCCTGCAGATTCTGGAAAAAGGGATACCCACAGTGATAGTACTTAATATGTGGGACGCTGCTAAGCGAAAAGGTGTGCATTTAAACCTGGGAAAACTGCAAGAAACCCTGGGAATAAAAGTTGTAACTGCAGTGGCTGTAACTGGTGAGGGTATAAAGGAACTGGTTGATATTGTAAACGGAATCACTCTAAATCCCGAAGGAAACGTTTCTTCAATTCCTAAAATGGATGATGATAAGAAATGGGCTTTTATTGGCCAAATGTTATCTGAAGTTCAGAAAATAGAACATAGACACCCCTCCATACTGGAAAGATTAGAAGATGCCTCAGTGAAACCTGTCTCTGGAATTATAATAGCACTAATAGTACTATTCATCGTCATGCAAGTGATAATTGGATTGGGAGAGTTTTTAATTAATTATATTCTTGATCCCCTGTATTATCAGTTTTATGGCCCTTTTATAACCAGTGCCGTGGAAAACTCTATTCCCTCTGGTTTCATCCATGACATCTTAATAGGAAGTGGATATGAATATGAAACCTCTTTTGGTCTGTTAACAACGGGAATTTATGTGATATTCTCTGTTGTCCTTCCTTACATCCTATCATTTTATTTGGTTTTAGGTTTTATGGAAGATTTTGGGTATCTGCCCCGTCTGGCAGTTTTATTGGATAGTATCATGCATAAGTTAGGACTCCATGGCTATGCAACCATCCCCATTATTCTTGGTTTTGGGTGTAATGTTCCAGCCATGCTTTCAACCAGAATTCTGGAAGGAAAAAGGGAAAAATTTATAGCTGCTACCCTTGTTGCCATATCAGTCCCCTGTATGGCCCAAACCGCAGTTATAATTGGATTGTTGGGACAATACGGAATTCAATATATTATTATGGTTTATGGAACGCTTTTAATAGTTTTCACAATCTTGGGATCAGCCTTGAATCTGATATTGAAAGGGGAAAGTCCGGAAATTTTCTTTGAAATTCCTCCCTACAGAATACCTCATATGAAAACCTTGCTAAAAAAAACTTGGATGAGAGTGAGAGGGTTCCTTTTAGAAGCCCTGCCCTTCGTATTTTTGGGAATACTGGCCATTAACATCCTTTACCTCATAGGTGTGATGGGTGCAATTTCCAGCTTACTGGCCCCCATTATGTCAAAAATGTTGGGTTTGCCTAATCAAGCCATTGATGCCCTGATAATGGGATTTTTAAGAAAGGACTTGGCAACTGCCATGCTCGCACCTTTAGAACTTAGTCCAAATCAATTGGTTGTGGCCTGTACTGTTCTGGCAACGAGTTTTCCATGTATAGCCACATTTATTGTTCTGATTAAAGAGATTGGAATTAAGGACATGCTGAAAACAATTTTTATAATGTTGTCCATTGCCCTTATCACTGGAACAATACTTAACCTTATATTGAATTAA
- a CDS encoding methanogenesis marker 7 protein, producing MYETLTYIGGVHKHEEINELIEDLGGFVLQETTSQMDLVLTLAVPTDDVEKVEEKSRELLGKIKRAPMAGTEIAIVSPTLARQHLPHSACDISEYLRRYGAKDNMIGLSRGAGKGISRISEDEKRLIEEHDLAVFTLGSFRECLMNKTHLFADIDIPVVVTGAPEMNVEDLPGATAYVSGLGRIPRRLKRGENIRALKNLVEVVEDILDKRRKEMMDDPPIVPSILVKTEIENQVPAVKEIYSPAPIVSQLDGVRVKLDYEKYKDQIAEVIVDDYRLGDVSEIKKSMMYDYILVKLLPETSII from the coding sequence ATGTACGAAACCCTAACATATATTGGCGGAGTTCACAAACACGAGGAAATCAACGAACTTATTGAGGATCTAGGAGGTTTCGTGCTGCAGGAGACCACCAGTCAGATGGATCTGGTACTCACCCTGGCAGTGCCCACGGATGATGTGGAAAAGGTGGAAGAAAAATCACGGGAACTTCTGGGGAAAATAAAAAGGGCTCCCATGGCAGGTACAGAAATTGCAATTGTATCTCCCACACTAGCTCGCCAACACCTTCCCCACTCAGCATGTGATATATCTGAGTATCTGAGGAGATATGGAGCCAAAGACAACATGATTGGATTGTCCAGGGGGGCTGGAAAGGGAATTTCCCGCATTTCAGAGGATGAGAAAAGACTCATTGAAGAACATGATCTGGCAGTATTTACCTTGGGAAGTTTCCGGGAATGCCTGATGAATAAAACCCACCTTTTCGCAGATATTGACATTCCAGTAGTAGTGACTGGTGCTCCGGAGATGAATGTGGAAGATCTGCCAGGAGCCACGGCCTATGTTAGTGGTCTGGGAAGGATTCCACGTAGATTGAAACGAGGAGAAAATATCAGAGCTCTCAAGAACTTGGTTGAGGTGGTGGAAGATATACTGGACAAGCGACGTAAAGAAATGATGGATGATCCTCCCATAGTACCCTCAATTCTGGTTAAAACAGAGATAGAGAATCAAGTGCCTGCAGTAAAGGAAATTTATTCACCAGCGCCCATAGTAAGTCAGTTGGATGGTGTGAGAGTAAAACTGGACTATGAAAAGTACAAGGATCAGATTGCAGAGGTTATTGTGGATGATTATCGCTTAGGGGATGTTTCTGAGATAAAAAAATCCATGATGTATGACTATATATTGGTGAAACTATTGCCTGAAACCTCGATAATATAG
- the comB gene encoding 2-phosphosulfolactate phosphatase, which produces MQVSLSLERSFSQDVAIMVDVLRASTTITVALEKIPYIIPTLEIEEALAMVPDHQAFIAGERGGATIEGFDTGNSPVEIQKFSGKALIITTSNGTRILEGIQGLALIGSFINAKAVAQRACELADDHIEVVMAGVRGEFAIEDFLGAGEIISHLKDYELDEMAQAALLAAQNPEFVDYYVKNSRSARNLKKLGFGDDVDFCLQRNISEIVPQFKEGIIKISN; this is translated from the coding sequence ATGCAGGTTTCACTTAGTTTAGAAAGATCTTTTTCTCAAGATGTGGCTATAATGGTGGATGTTCTGCGCGCCAGCACCACCATCACAGTAGCCCTGGAAAAAATCCCATATATAATTCCCACCCTTGAAATAGAGGAAGCTTTAGCCATGGTTCCAGATCACCAGGCATTTATTGCTGGTGAAAGGGGTGGGGCAACCATTGAAGGATTTGATACCGGCAATTCACCTGTTGAAATCCAAAAATTTAGTGGTAAAGCCCTGATTATCACCACCAGTAATGGAACCAGAATCCTGGAAGGTATTCAGGGACTTGCACTCATAGGTTCATTCATAAATGCAAAAGCTGTGGCTCAAAGAGCCTGTGAATTAGCTGATGACCATATTGAAGTAGTTATGGCTGGAGTGAGAGGAGAATTCGCCATAGAAGATTTTCTTGGTGCTGGTGAAATAATTTCTCACTTGAAAGATTATGAACTCGATGAAATGGCACAGGCGGCACTTCTGGCCGCTCAAAATCCTGAATTTGTAGATTATTACGTTAAAAACTCCAGATCAGCTCGTAACCTCAAAAAATTAGGATTTGGTGATGATGTGGATTTCTGCCTGCAAAGAAATATATCCGAAATTGTACCCCAGTTTAAAGAGGGGATTATAAAAATTTCTAACTAG
- a CDS encoding ferrous iron transport protein A produces MNTLVELKNGKTAIIRKIEGGSGLKNRLEVMNIRLGKKVKKTCSAPLRGPVVIEIEGCKMAIGRGMASKVWVEEI; encoded by the coding sequence ATGAACACATTAGTTGAATTAAAAAATGGGAAAACTGCAATAATCAGGAAAATTGAGGGTGGTTCAGGTTTGAAAAATCGTTTGGAAGTTATGAACATTAGGTTAGGCAAAAAAGTGAAGAAAACATGCTCAGCACCTCTGCGTGGCCCTGTGGTCATAGAGATAGAAGGATGTAAAATGGCTATAGGTCGTGGTATGGCCAGTAAAGTATGGGTGGAAGAAATTTGA
- a CDS encoding TraB/GumN family protein, translating to MAPENLKIIGTAHVSEKSVEEVRNTILESEPDVVAVELDAARYQNLLNEKNGVQQDKEIKIREVLKGNNLTMFLVSGLLSYFQKKIGEEVGVKPGSEMLAAAEAAEEAGARVALIDRDIQITLKRALNRMSFWEKAKFAYSIIASFFTDEEEVIDDIESIKQGDALEEVMKYFQEMSPRAYEVLVQERDAYMAQMLLNLEGDVVAVVGAGHKQGIQEHIEQPEGLPSIQQLSELKESRINLTKLILFLIPALFIVIFAVALFKGINIQGGVLEFVLLTGGLAFAGSLLAGSKIPSAITAFLVAPVTAIHPLLAAGWFAGIVEAKLRGVSMDDLAKLTKSESWSDLWNNNLFRILLVVVGANIGTTIGVFLSIPNVLWPLLGKIMGT from the coding sequence ATGGCACCTGAGAATCTAAAAATTATTGGTACCGCCCATGTATCAGAAAAAAGTGTTGAAGAAGTGAGGAATACCATTTTAGAATCTGAACCAGATGTGGTTGCTGTTGAACTTGATGCAGCTCGTTATCAGAATCTACTCAATGAAAAAAATGGTGTGCAACAGGATAAAGAGATTAAAATTAGAGAGGTCCTTAAAGGAAATAATTTAACCATGTTCCTGGTGAGTGGGCTACTAAGTTATTTTCAGAAGAAGATTGGGGAAGAAGTAGGAGTTAAACCTGGTTCAGAGATGTTAGCTGCTGCTGAAGCAGCTGAAGAAGCAGGGGCCAGAGTTGCACTGATTGACCGTGACATCCAGATAACCCTGAAACGGGCATTAAACCGTATGAGCTTCTGGGAAAAGGCAAAGTTCGCCTACAGTATCATTGCATCATTTTTCACCGATGAAGAAGAAGTCATTGATGATATTGAAAGCATAAAACAGGGGGATGCCCTGGAAGAAGTGATGAAATACTTCCAGGAGATGTCGCCCCGTGCTTATGAAGTTCTAGTCCAGGAAAGAGATGCTTATATGGCCCAGATGCTTTTAAATCTAGAGGGTGATGTGGTAGCAGTGGTGGGGGCTGGTCACAAGCAGGGCATCCAGGAACACATAGAACAACCCGAGGGTTTGCCCTCCATTCAACAACTTTCAGAACTGAAAGAATCCAGGATTAACCTTACCAAACTGATTTTATTTCTAATACCAGCACTATTCATAGTAATATTCGCAGTGGCACTTTTCAAAGGCATTAATATCCAGGGGGGAGTTTTAGAGTTTGTTTTACTTACAGGTGGTTTGGCATTCGCAGGTTCATTACTGGCAGGTTCAAAAATCCCTTCTGCCATCACTGCATTTTTAGTGGCACCAGTCACTGCAATACATCCCCTTCTGGCTGCAGGATGGTTTGCAGGTATAGTGGAAGCTAAATTAAGAGGAGTATCCATGGATGACTTGGCAAAATTAACCAAAAGTGAAAGCTGGAGTGATCTGTGGAATAACAATCTATTCCGGATACTGCTGGTGGTGGTGGGTGCAAACATAGGGACGACAATAGGAGTCTTTTTATCCATACCTAACGTTTTGTGGCCTCTGTTGGGTAAAATAATGGGAACATAA
- a CDS encoding TRAM domain-containing protein, which produces MFGADETPKTAPINEGEEYEVKIEDVGKEGDGITRIEGFVVFVPETKVGDEVKVRITSVRRRFAFAEKIPE; this is translated from the coding sequence TTGTTTGGTGCAGATGAAACTCCAAAAACAGCCCCAATAAATGAAGGGGAAGAATACGAGGTTAAAATTGAAGATGTTGGTAAAGAAGGCGATGGAATTACCAGAATTGAAGGTTTCGTAGTCTTCGTACCTGAAACAAAGGTGGGTGATGAGGTTAAAGTTCGAATAACCTCGGTGAGGAGAAGGTTTGCTTTTGCCGAGAAAATCCCGGAATAA
- a CDS encoding Mrp/NBP35 family ATP-binding protein: MQQDIAIVKRLSNIKHKIAVMSGKGGVGKSTIAVNLAMAFALKGYRTGLMDVDLHGPDVPHMLGVENAILEQSPLGILPLKVRENLDVLSIEFMLPSKGSPIIWRGPKKTGAIRQFLSDVSWGKLDILIIDNPPGTGDEPLTVLQSISPLDGVVMVTTPQAVAGEDVRKCVNMVKGLKIPILGIIENMSGFICPHCKEEIEIFGKGEGTELAEELEIPYLGNLPLETCVREDSDQGKPFVLADPESEMSKKFLEIVSKIEDKVCK; encoded by the coding sequence ATGCAACAGGACATCGCCATAGTAAAGCGGCTGAGCAATATAAAACATAAAATTGCTGTCATGAGTGGTAAAGGAGGGGTGGGGAAATCAACCATAGCTGTAAACCTAGCAATGGCATTTGCTTTAAAAGGCTATCGCACAGGTTTAATGGATGTGGATCTGCACGGTCCGGATGTTCCCCATATGTTAGGTGTTGAAAACGCAATTTTAGAACAATCCCCACTGGGCATATTACCCCTTAAAGTGCGAGAGAATCTGGATGTTTTATCAATAGAATTCATGTTACCTTCCAAAGGATCCCCCATAATTTGGAGGGGCCCCAAAAAGACCGGTGCCATAAGACAGTTTTTATCTGATGTTTCATGGGGCAAACTGGACATTTTAATCATTGATAATCCACCGGGAACTGGAGACGAACCTTTAACAGTTTTACAATCCATCAGTCCACTGGATGGAGTGGTAATGGTTACCACCCCCCAGGCAGTTGCCGGTGAAGATGTTAGAAAATGTGTAAACATGGTTAAAGGACTTAAAATTCCCATTTTAGGAATCATAGAAAACATGTCTGGTTTCATTTGCCCCCATTGTAAAGAAGAGATTGAAATTTTTGGAAAAGGCGAAGGAACAGAACTTGCAGAAGAATTGGAAATACCCTATCTAGGAAACCTACCTCTGGAAACATGTGTTAGGGAAGATTCAGATCAGGGGAAACCATTTGTTCTTGCAGATCCAGAGTCTGAAATGTCAAAAAAGTTCTTGGAAATAGTTTCCAAAATTGAAGATAAGGTTTGTAAATAA
- a CDS encoding DUF134 domain-containing protein gives MPRPRRFRRILEEPQIRCFKPDKKIEGFPEPIKITIDEFEALRLRDYHDIQQKRSAEIMGISQPTFHRTLTSARKKISKALIEGKTIIIVGEDHITDKMRYKCNICDFEWLSPEKEYEKCPDCQSESIIIVEDEETAKTEPSLLLRRSFGGRGLGAGPPRVCKCPNCGYESPKTRNVPCKNTKCPQCETPLCGSDS, from the coding sequence ATGCCCAGACCACGAAGATTTCGGCGAATTCTGGAAGAACCCCAGATAAGGTGCTTCAAACCAGATAAAAAGATCGAAGGATTTCCAGAACCGATTAAGATAACCATTGATGAATTTGAAGCATTGAGACTTAGAGATTATCATGATATTCAGCAAAAAAGGTCCGCAGAGATAATGGGAATATCACAACCAACCTTCCACAGAACATTAACATCTGCCAGGAAAAAAATTTCCAAAGCCCTCATTGAGGGAAAAACTATCATCATTGTGGGAGAGGACCATATTACGGACAAAATGAGGTATAAATGCAATATTTGTGATTTTGAATGGCTTAGCCCTGAAAAAGAGTATGAAAAATGCCCTGACTGCCAATCGGAATCAATAATCATAGTGGAAGATGAAGAAACTGCAAAAACAGAGCCTTCATTATTACTGCGAAGATCTTTTGGAGGTAGAGGCCTGGGAGCTGGACCTCCAAGAGTATGCAAATGCCCCAATTGTGGATATGAAAGTCCTAAAACCCGGAATGTTCCATGTAAAAACACTAAATGCCCCCAGTGTGAAACTCCACTCTGTGGATCAGATTCATAA
- a CDS encoding NifB/NifX family molybdenum-iron cluster-binding protein, which produces MVLICVPSLDQEGLKGKISQHLGKTPYFVLINYEDDKIEDFQITESRAKHLGGNMTPGEFIAGSGAKKLLCGNLGPKAVQMLQNSGIEVYTGASGTVIQALQDWVEGKLKQASMGSACSDGHI; this is translated from the coding sequence ATGGTATTGATATGCGTTCCCAGTCTGGACCAGGAGGGTTTAAAAGGTAAAATATCCCAACACTTGGGGAAAACCCCTTACTTTGTTTTAATCAACTACGAAGATGACAAAATAGAAGATTTTCAGATTACAGAGAGCAGAGCCAAACATCTAGGGGGTAACATGACTCCTGGTGAATTCATAGCTGGTTCAGGTGCTAAAAAGCTTTTGTGCGGCAATTTAGGACCTAAAGCTGTTCAAATGCTCCAAAATTCAGGGATTGAAGTGTATACTGGAGCATCAGGGACAGTTATTCAAGCTCTGCAGGATTGGGTGGAAGGAAAATTAAAACAGGCCAGCATGGGTTCTGCCTGTTCAGACGGTCACATTTAA